A part of Bacteroidia bacterium genomic DNA contains:
- a CDS encoding YceI family protein, with product MKHLIVAFCFILGASIVNAQSTVWKLDKSHSSVGFTIDHMVISEVTGSFNDFVFNVKSDKPDFTDAVFDATIQVKSIDTKEPKRDDHLRSDDFFDAANYPTIKFVGKKFSQVSGKQYKVTGDLTMHGVTKTVTLDAKFNGLIKDPYGNTRAGLKVWGEIDRYDYGLKYNAVLEAGGLTIGQTVRLNINAELIQAK from the coding sequence ATGAAACATTTAATCGTAGCTTTTTGCTTCATTCTGGGTGCATCTATCGTAAATGCTCAATCTACTGTTTGGAAATTAGACAAAAGCCATTCATCTGTTGGCTTTACAATAGACCACATGGTTATTTCTGAGGTAACGGGAAGTTTTAATGATTTTGTCTTTAACGTAAAATCAGATAAACCGGATTTCACAGATGCTGTCTTTGATGCAACCATCCAGGTAAAAAGTATTGATACCAAAGAGCCAAAACGCGATGACCACTTGAGAAGCGATGATTTTTTTGACGCAGCAAATTATCCAACCATCAAATTTGTGGGGAAAAAATTCTCCCAAGTTTCGGGGAAGCAGTATAAAGTTACCGGAGATTTAACGATGCACGGCGTTACCAAAACAGTTACCTTAGATGCAAAGTTTAACGGTCTTATTAAAGATCCGTATGGCAACACCCGCGCCGGCCTAAAAGTTTGGGGTGAAATTGACCGCTATGACTACGGTTTAAAATATAATGCTGTATTAGAAGCTGGCGGCCTAACAATCGGACAAACAGTTCGCCTAAATATTAACGCTGAATTGATTCAAGCTAAATAA
- the hutI gene encoding imidazolonepropionase gives MEKQLLLTNIHELWIVDSQNNRTRTGDLMANPECLQAAWLLISGGKIASFGEMTQIPESFKDISTIDCSGKIVFPAYCDSHTHLIFAQSRENEFLMKIQGKSYEEIAAAGGGILNSAQKLQQTPEDVLFQQALARIRYIETLGTGAIEIKSGYGLTVPDELKMLRVARRLQAETPIKIRTTLLAAHALPPQFKNNREKFISLICKEMIPLTAQEKLADFVDVFCETGFFTPIETSQILECADKFGLIGKVHANELDYSGGVQVAIQHNAISADHLECIGNEELTALSQGNTIATLLPATSFFLQIPHAPARKLLQANIPVAIASDFNPGTAPSANMNFVLALACIQLRMLPAEALTAATLHGAAAMNLHQSYGSLQVGKIAALNITKPLPSLNCLPYYFGHNLLETTILENKIIQHL, from the coding sequence ATGGAAAAGCAATTATTACTAACCAATATCCATGAACTTTGGATAGTAGATTCACAAAATAACCGCACTCGAACGGGAGATTTAATGGCAAATCCCGAATGTTTGCAGGCAGCGTGGCTCTTAATATCAGGCGGAAAAATAGCTTCATTTGGAGAAATGACCCAAATTCCGGAATCTTTTAAAGATATTTCTACAATAGATTGTAGCGGAAAAATTGTATTTCCAGCTTATTGCGACAGTCATACACATCTGATTTTTGCCCAAAGCCGAGAAAATGAATTTTTAATGAAAATTCAAGGAAAAAGCTATGAAGAAATCGCGGCTGCCGGAGGCGGAATCCTAAACTCCGCACAAAAACTACAGCAAACCCCCGAAGATGTTCTATTTCAACAAGCCTTAGCCAGAATCCGTTATATCGAAACCTTAGGAACCGGAGCTATCGAAATCAAGAGCGGCTATGGCCTAACCGTTCCTGATGAACTCAAAATGCTGCGGGTCGCCAGAAGACTGCAAGCCGAAACTCCCATCAAAATTCGCACTACCCTCTTAGCGGCTCATGCACTCCCCCCCCAGTTTAAAAATAACCGCGAAAAATTTATCAGCTTGATATGCAAGGAGATGATTCCCCTAACTGCACAAGAAAAATTAGCCGACTTTGTAGATGTCTTTTGTGAAACAGGATTTTTTACGCCGATAGAAACATCCCAAATATTGGAATGTGCTGATAAATTCGGATTAATCGGAAAAGTTCATGCAAATGAATTAGACTATTCCGGCGGGGTTCAGGTAGCCATACAACATAATGCTATTTCGGCAGACCATTTAGAATGTATTGGAAATGAAGAGCTAACAGCGTTAAGCCAAGGCAATACCATTGCTACCTTATTGCCGGCAACCTCTTTTTTCTTACAGATTCCCCACGCGCCTGCCCGTAAACTGCTTCAAGCAAATATTCCCGTGGCCATCGCAAGTGATTTTAATCCGGGAACTGCCCCTTCTGCCAATATGAACTTTGTACTTGCCTTAGCTTGCATTCAGTTGCGGATGTTACCCGCAGAAGCACTTACCGCTGCAACCCTTCATGGCGCTGCCGCAATGAACCTGCACCAATCTTACGGAAGCCTGCAAGTTGGAAAAATAGCCGCATTGAATATAACCAAACCACTCCCGTCTCTCAATTGTTTACCTTACTATTTTGGGCACAACTTACTGGAAACTACTATCTTGGAAAATAAAATTATCCAGCATCTTTAA